In the Uranotaenia lowii strain MFRU-FL chromosome 1, ASM2978415v1, whole genome shotgun sequence genome, CAGCTGCCGGCGGCCGGTTGCTCCGAGGATACTTCAGGTGGgtttcatttttgataagtttactGTCCAACGTTTTGTCGAGTTTATTTTAGGCTCGGGCTCTGAAACATTAATAATTTCATTATTACCTTCTTTGATCGCAGTGCCATCTGGTTTTGACTGGCCATTATCGATATTTGATCATCGAAGATCCGAACCATTCAACCGCAAAACATTACTAAATTATCAAACATTCCAACCATATCCTTATTACCTTAATCCCTTAATCTTGTGCTGATTTACTTATGATACCTAGATGCACTAATTCTTGACAAACTTCCAGGGGGCTAAAAAACTTTTTCCTCTGATTCCAAGTGATTTCAGATGAAAAAAAGGGATTTATGATCTACAGTAGGAGAAAGTAATTCTAAACCGTTTTCAAAACGGGAGTATAACATTTGACATAAAATgcatttggcataaaagccattggcgtaatttttttcttagggTCACGTCGAGACTCACTTTTTATACAAAGTTGCGAGTATTCTTTTCTTTAGTTTTGCGGCATTGCCGCAAATATTGAGAATGCGGGGGGTAAAGTGGTCCAAAACCGGCGAGGTGACTGCAGACTCGCCATCGGAAGCGGCGCCCTTATTACGTTGGTCTAGGTCTACCGGGACCTCCTAGGTTTGTGTGAAAACTAGGAGTGATCCCTTAACCCTGTCCGCCGCGCGATATAAGCGCGAGGAGGCtggtgtttttatttgtttgcattgtgttgatttttgaaaaaccgcCATAAGTGAGGCGTTTAGACCTAAGCTGAAACCGACTTCTCACGCTGCATGTTCGAACTTTAGTAAAACATTGTCCTTCGTGCTATCGCGCTGCGGACGTAAACCTAGGAGGCCCCAGTATACCTATAGGCCAATGTAATAAGGCCGCCGCTTCcaacggcgggtcggcggccacctcagATTGGGGAGCCTCGGCGGGTTTAGGCCCCCCCTGCATCCTCGATGTCACACGGTATGATGAATTATGCCAAATGGTTTTAATGCCATATGGCCATTATGCTAAACAGCCTTcatgtctaatttttttttaacttttccagGTATGGACGAACTGCTGGACAAGTTAAACGAAAATAGCGGGCCGGAGGGGGCCAAGTGGGGCGTACCGAAAATTATCTACGCATCCCGAACTCACTCTCAGTTGACACAGGCGATGCAGGAAATGAAAAACACAAGCTACAGCTTTATGAAGGCAGTGGTCTTGGGCTCCCGTGATCAGCTATGTATCCATCCGGAGGTGACCAAGGAAGAGGGCAATTCTGTCAAAACCAATCTCTGCAAGGCAAAGATCCAATCCCGTACATGTTCCTTCCACAGTCGCGTGGAGAGTTGCAAAGAACGGCCCGAAATTGCCAACAGCACCGTCATGGACATCGAAGATCTGGTTAAAGTCGGTACCAAATTGCGGGTTTGTCCCTTCTTCACCTCGAAAGAACTCATCGAACATGCGGATATTCTTTTCATGCCTTACAATTACCTGTTGGATCCTAAAATACGGAAGGCAAACAACCTGGAACTTTCCAATACCATCATCATACTGGATGAGGCACATAACGTGGAGAAAATGTGCGAAGAGTCCGCGTCGATGCAGATCAAATCGTCGGACATTGCCCTGTGCATCGACGACATCACATCGATCATGAAGGTGCTGGATCACACGGTGGCCATTCCGGAGGACGATGATACCAAGAAGGATTTCACAATCGATGATTTAGCCCTTCTGAAGGAGATGCTGCTGACGCTGGAGAAAACAATCGACGAGCTGAAGGTGATGTTCTCACAGGGTGGCAGCACATTTCCAGGAACGTACatctttgaaatctttgaatcGGCCAATGTGAGTATTGAAACTATTTTGTAGGAAGCTGTCCCGGTTAACTTCGTTCTACCATGAATTCAAtgaaaagttgttaaatgaaatTGTCCTTCCATGCTGAACAACTTTACATACTTAGTTGAATTTCAGCAGCTTTATGCTGAACGAATTGTCAATTTCATGATCGTTTTCAAGACCTTTTGTTTATCCAAAGTTTTCCTCCCACTTGTGAAACataatggcccttattctgcgccacTCGTggggtgacgatagtcgagtcatcAATTATCGCTTTACGGGAGGAACGTCACTTCACTTACACCGAGTATCGGAATAAGGCGACTAGAGTCCCCGGGCGGTAAGGTTACTCAACTATCGCCACCTCACGCGCGACGCAGTATAAGGGCCAATAAGCTTTAAGACTCTGAGTCAAAAAATTCTTTGTACAATGTTACTAATGCTGAAAAGCTCTTGTGATTGAAGAGACAAAcacatacaaaaataacatttatggCAAGTAACAATATCCATTCGCTTTTCGTCCACTCAGATCAAGGAAGGCAACTACCACATTATTGCTCAATTGCTGGACAACATCATCCAGTACATTGCCACCATTACGGAGAAAAACAATTTCGTTCGACGGGGTGGGGGGCTGCAGATCCTGGCCGAAGCCCTGTCGATCATATTCGCCGGCAGTGGATCCGAGTATCGTGCCTCGATCAACAAGTGCTACAAGGTACACATCGAGCACGAGGAGCAGAAGAAAACGCGTGGCAACGTGCGACAGGCGGACGGTTGGACGGCCACAAAACAGGTGGTGCCTTCGGTGAAAGCCAATGCCAAGATCGTCAGTTTTTGGTGCTTTAATCCTGGATTTGGAATGCGGCAGCTTCTGGGACGGAATGCGAGAAGTATTATTCTGACCAGTGGAACGCTGGCGCCGTTGAAACCGCTGATCAGTGAACTGGACATTCCGATTGCCGTGAGGCTGGAAAATCCTCACATCATTGACGGCAGCCAGGTTTGTGTGAAGATTGTTTCTCAAGGACCCGATAAGGAGAGTTTGAACTCCAGCTACGGAAACCGTGACAACCCCAAGTATATCCAGAGTCTTGGGCGGACAATTCTATCATTTTGTCCAATTATACCTGGTGGCCTGCTAGTCTTTTTCCCTTCATATCCGCTGCTAAACAAATGTCAAGAATCTTGGCAGGAAACCGGCATCTGGGCACAGATAAGTCGAACAAAGCCTATATTTGTTGAACCGCGTGGAAAGGAGCAGTTCTTGAATACCATGACCGAGTACTACCAACGGATAAACGACTCCGAGGGCAAAGGAGCCATATTTATGGCCGTCTGTCGAGGGAAGGTCTCCGAGGGGCTCGACTTCGCCGACATGAATGGCAGAGCTGTGATAATCACCGGGCTTCCATTTCCACCGCTCAAAGACGCTCGGGTCATACTGAAGAAAAAGTACCTCGAAGAAGTTCGGACGCGAGAGAATGAAATTATTTCCGGTGATGAATGGTCGGTATCAGAAATATTCTTAATACCTTCAAGTCAAATGGTTATATTTAAATCATCTTTCCAATTCTTGTTTAGGTATTCGTTGGAAGCGTCCCGTGCCGTAAATCAGGCTATCGGCCGAGTCAttcgacacaaaaatgactacgGTGCAATTTTGCTGTGCGACAGCCGTTTCCACAATCCTCGACAGAAAGCGCAACTATCTTCCTGGATTCAGAGGCACCTCAACACAGCCTATAATCCTGCCTTCGGACCGATAGTCGGAGAACTGTCACGATTCTTTAGGAATGCGGAGAAAAATCTTCCCCAGGCCAATCTCAAACGGAATATTGTGCCCATTCTACCGGAAATAACTCCGGTAGATAcgtcaaaaactaatatttcttCGCTTATGGTCAATCCGGAAACCAAGAAAAAGCTTGACGATATTAAGAatagtttcatcaaaatcgaaAACTCAAATCAAGTTCAGACGTTCAAAATTTCGGACTATCAATCGAAAGAGCTGAAATCAGAAGATGCGCCGAAAGATTTTTTCAGCCGACTCAACACGCAAGTTCGGACCATAGATTTCAACGACATGTCAGCGTTCTCAGCGGCCAGCTCTTCGCAAAGTTTGGTAACGATCCACAAACGGGAACGATCGGCGGAATTCTCCAACCAAAGTCAACCGGCTTTAAATACCACAACCCTTAAGAAACGAAAACTAGTACTGATTCCTCAAGCCACAATAAACCTCACCGAAGATGACAATCGTAACAACATCGCAAACAATGCCAGccaaagcagcagcagcagcacccaACAGGTTGATGATCCTTCCCGGCAGGCCCCCGAGGATCGAGTCGAGCTACTCAAGGTGATCAAATCGTCCATCAGCATGGCAAAGTACAAGCTGTTCCTGACGGCACTGACGGGCTACAAGAACGATCGCAACTTCGATAGTCTCATGGCTGGTGTTCTGGAAGCGTTCGATCGCCCgaatttatattatttgttgAGAGGTAGGTTTGTctaaattattatttactttCAAATGATTTCTAATTGGGTGTTTTAATGTACGTCACACAGCAATGCGGCGATTCGTTAAAGGTGAACACGAGGTGATGTTCGACGAAAGAATAAAACAAGTCTGTGGGGGTTGAGAGCTGTCGCAATCAATAATGTTCATCTGATGAACCGGTTACCTGAATATGGTTCAACCCAAAATTGTGATAAGGCCCTCCGTGAATTGGCCTCTTGAGACTGCCTGTTTTTGTTTCTCTTACCCTAACAGATCATTTCCAGTGCATTTAAGAAATAAAGGTTTATTGTTTTAtgttaacaagaaaaaaaaacgcgactACAACGGCGCTGTTGGTACCTACTGGAAAGAAAGCCATCCATTTATTGGTGTCAACAGaggaaaaatacaataaaaagtgTGATTTTAAGAACATCGGGATACAAACAAGTAGGTAAGTTGGCTTTTAGTTTTCATTACTTATAAGAAacgtacagttttttttaaattttatctgtaAACGAAGGTGGAGGAATATTTAGTGTGGGAAGTTCGCTTTTTCGAGTATTTGCATCATTTCTCGGAATAACCGAAACTcttagaaataaagaaaaaaaatgaacagttCAAAAGACTCTTTCCAAAAATGAtgtaagtaaataaataaaggtACTCTTTTGTTGTTGCTTGATATGTTAACCACAATTTTAGGTTTTGTTTGAGTTGGTTAccattgataattttaattttctttgtgCAATAACCTACCTGATTTAATTTGGAAGTTCGTCGTACCTTTTAAGTGGCTGTTGCGCAGAAGCAAgtttcatgtctcaagtctaagATTTCGGCACCGGTCCCAACTTCaatattttaaacgaatttCAGAAT is a window encoding:
- the LOC129738959 gene encoding regulator of telomere elongation helicase 1 homolog gives rise to the protein MPEYQINGIPVNFPFEPYQVQRDYMTKVIECLQNSTNGVLESPTGTGKTLSLLCSSLGWVLHKKAQVQANMRTNITNLKEFEMGTKRKVGQLPAAGCSEDTSGMDELLDKLNENSGPEGAKWGVPKIIYASRTHSQLTQAMQEMKNTSYSFMKAVVLGSRDQLCIHPEVTKEEGNSVKTNLCKAKIQSRTCSFHSRVESCKERPEIANSTVMDIEDLVKVGTKLRVCPFFTSKELIEHADILFMPYNYLLDPKIRKANNLELSNTIIILDEAHNVEKMCEESASMQIKSSDIALCIDDITSIMKVLDHTVAIPEDDDTKKDFTIDDLALLKEMLLTLEKTIDELKVMFSQGGSTFPGTYIFEIFESANIKEGNYHIIAQLLDNIIQYIATITEKNNFVRRGGGLQILAEALSIIFAGSGSEYRASINKCYKVHIEHEEQKKTRGNVRQADGWTATKQVVPSVKANAKIVSFWCFNPGFGMRQLLGRNARSIILTSGTLAPLKPLISELDIPIAVRLENPHIIDGSQVCVKIVSQGPDKESLNSSYGNRDNPKYIQSLGRTILSFCPIIPGGLLVFFPSYPLLNKCQESWQETGIWAQISRTKPIFVEPRGKEQFLNTMTEYYQRINDSEGKGAIFMAVCRGKVSEGLDFADMNGRAVIITGLPFPPLKDARVILKKKYLEEVRTRENEIISGDEWYSLEASRAVNQAIGRVIRHKNDYGAILLCDSRFHNPRQKAQLSSWIQRHLNTAYNPAFGPIVGELSRFFRNAEKNLPQANLKRNIVPILPEITPVDTSKTNISSLMVNPETKKKLDDIKNSFIKIENSNQVQTFKISDYQSKELKSEDAPKDFFSRLNTQVRTIDFNDMSAFSAASSSQSLVTIHKRERSAEFSNQSQPALNTTTLKKRKLVLIPQATINLTEDDNRNNIANNASQSSSSSTQQVDDPSRQAPEDRVELLKVIKSSISMAKYKLFLTALTGYKNDRNFDSLMAGVLEAFDRPNLYYLLRAMRRFVKGEHEVMFDERIKQVCGG